CACCGGCCAGGGACCGGACCTGCTCCACCATCTTCGCGAACCACTCCTGTGTACGGGAACCTGCCGCTGCCAAGCATGACAGGACGGCGGCCCCCCGGGCGCGGCGAGGTGGCGTCGGCCGGTGCGCGAGCGCCCGTCCGGGCGGCCCCGGGGCGGGTCAGCCGTGCTTCTCGTACATCGCCAGGGCGACACCGAGGCCGAAGAACGTCGGCGCCCACTCGCCGACGAACAGGCCCCACCGGTCGGCGCGCGCGACATCGGCGCCCGGCTCCGCCTTGAGCGAGGTGACCCAGCTGACCACCGTGAGACCGATGCTGGCGAAGGCCGCGCAGTAGGCGTGCTCGCTGCGGACTCCGGCCTCGTGAAGCTTCTTGACGATCACGACATCCCCTTTCCATGGTTCTGCACCACTGTGCGGGGAAATTCCGGTTTTCGCCATCGGGGGTCCGCGCGCGGCGGGCGGTGGGCCAGCGCGAACGCCGGCCCGAGCGCGCGGGGACCGCGGGCCGACCGGGTGAGCGCCCCGTTCGGCCGGGCGCCGAGCATGGCCGGATTGAGTCGTTTCACTCGACCACCGCGGGGGGACAGCCCTGACATCGGGAGCGCTCCCAACCGGACACCCCCCACCGTCTTCCGGACGAGGAGTCGCAGTGTTGCCTTTTGTGCGCCAACGCACCGACGCGCGCGGATGGACGTTCCGCGCCGTCCTGGCCGTTCTGGCCTCCGCCCTGCTCATGATGACGCCCTGGTCGACCCCGGCCGCCTCCGCCCACGGCTCGACCGCCGACCCCGTCTCGCGCAACTACGGCTGCTGGCAGCGCTGGGGCAACGACTTCCAGAACCCCGCCATGGCGCAGCAGGACCCCATGTGCTGGCAGGCGTGGCAGCACGACACCAACGCCATGTGGAACTGGAACGGCCTGTACCGCGAGGGCACCGGCGGCAACTTCCAGGCGTTCATCCCCGACAACCAGCTGTGCAGCGCGGGCCGCACCGGGGACGGCCGGTACAACTCCATGGACACGCCCGGCGCGTGGAAGACGTCCAGGATCGGCACCGACTTCACCGTGGACGTGCTCGACCAGGCGTACCACGGCGCGGACTACCTCCACGTCTACGTGACGCGGCAGGGCTACAACGCCCAGACCGACGCGCTGGACTGGGGCGACCTCGAACGGGTCGCGAGCACCGGCAGGTACGCGCCCGCCAACCACTACACCGTGGACGTCAGCGCGCCGGGGCGCAGCGGGCACCACGTCGTCTACACGATATGGAAGGCGTCGCACGCGGACCAGATCTACTTCTTCTGCAGCGACGTGACCTTCTGAGCCACCGCGTCACCGCCGCCTGCCCCCGCCCGGGGCGCGGGCGGCGGTGACGCGCGCCGGGCCGGCTCTGGCGCGGCCCACACACGTCAACTACCGTGTACACGCCTTGGTCACGAAATCCGCACCCGCCGCGCGTCCCGACGGAGGACATGTCCAGTGCGTCGCACGAGATCCGCATGCCTCACCGCCGTCGTCGCCGCCGCGGCGTCGCTCTCGCTGGCCGCGCCCGCCCGGGCCGTTCCGGAGACCGCCCCCTGCACGCCCGCTGTCGACGCGGGCACGGAGAGCGGGATGGGCCGCGTTCTCGGCCTGATGGACGACCTCAGGGAAAGCGGCCACGGCCGGGCGGAGATCGACGCCGTCCTGGCCGACCTGGCCTGCATGACGCGCGTTCCCACGACCACCGGCGAGCCGGTCTCCGCGCGGGCCGCCGCCCTGCCCGACGCGCCCGTGGACGTCACCGCGCCGTCCGTCTACGTCATCACCGAGGTCAACGGCAGGGACCGCTGGGTGGCCATCACCGAGTGGAGCTGGCGGACCGTGCCGACCTATCCCATGACGGGCAACCAGGGGATCGCGACCTGGTTCAGCTCCGGTGTGAACCCGATCGTCCAGGTCGTCCACCACAGCGGGCACACCAGCCAGTTCCCCAACGTCAGCCGCGAGGACGCGTCCGACCTGAACGACCACGGCGTCAGCTTCCTCATGGCCCCGCGCACGTCCGCGACGGACCTGAACGTGGCCAGGGGCATGTCGTCCCTGGTCTTCGAGGGCCGCGACGGGTGCGCGGACCCGACGGTGACCAGTTCCTACTCCCACTCGTTCGGGAGCACGAGCATCAGCGCCATCGACATCTCGGCCGACGGCCAGGAGGTCCACTGGACGGCCGAGGACGGCCGGGCCCAGTCCACCGGCCCGGCCACGCGGGTGGCGGGCGTCTGCTCCTAGGGGCCCGCGGGACCCGGATGCGCCGGGGCGCCCCCTGCGGGATGAAGCGCGGCGCGGGGCGGGCGGTCGTCGATGACGATACGGGCGACGGCCGACTGCCCGCCCGCCGGCGGTTCCAGCTCCTTGAGGGCGTCGCCGATCCGGTGGTGCACGCGACGGGCGAGCGCCCTGGTGATGTCGGAGGCGCGCGCGTCGTGCGCGGCCTGCCGGAGCGCGTCGATGGCCGCGAGGAGGGTTCGGGCCGAGACATCGGCCTCGATGAGGCCGTGCTCGTCCTCCTTGATGCCCGCGGGAAGCCGGAAGTGCTCGGTGCGGGCAGCCTGCTCGACGAGGAACGACCAGGTGTCGCGGTGGCAGACGATCGTGGCGTAGGAGATGCCTGCGGCCCGGTCGAGCAGGCCGCCGTGGTCCTCCTGGTCCGGTGCCGTGCCGACGGTGACGGGGTGGTGCCCGGCCTGCCCCATCGTGGCGCCGAGGGCGCCGACCGCCTGCGTGAGCGTGCTGATCTGTTTTTCGAGCCGTTCGATCGCCGTTTTAAGGTTCTTCGCGCCGAACGTCACGTATCCCCCTCGGTCCGTCGCCGTGTGTGGCGAGGTCATGTCTCCCCGTACATGACCGGGACGACGCGGCGTTTTCCGGCCAAGGCCGGGGCGCCGCGCACCTGTTCGACGGTCAGCGGGCCGCCGCCTGGTCCGGCTCGGCACGCCCCCGGCGCGCGAGGGCGCACGCAGGACGGACTGATCGCCACCGTGCCACTCGGCGCGGAGGCGACGACGTGCCGGTGCGGCCCCGGGCCGCCGGGGCCGTCGGGTGCGGCGGGGCGCTGTGGTAGCTTGCCCGGGCCAGTCGAACCCACGTGCGTGGGTCAGGGAATCCGGTGCGAACCCGGAACTGACGCGCAGCGGTGAGGGGGACGGGCGGGGCAGCAGCCACTGGACCACGGCGTGGTCCGGGAAGGCGCCTCGTCCGGGTGATCCCGAGTCCGAAGACCTGCTGGCGGCCTCCGCGCACGATGCCGTGCTGCGGGGGGACACCGTCCGACAGGGCTCCGCGTACGAGCCCTCGACACCCGGGAACGCCCATGCCGGTCGCGCACGTCCGCCGTTTCTCCGTCCTGGCCCTCACCGGAGCCCTGCTCCTGACCGCCTGCGGCGCCGACGACTCCCCGCCACCGCCGTCCGCGGTGCCCGGAGAGAACGGCTACCCGCTGACGCTCGACAACTGCGGGCGGACGGTGGAGGTCACCGCACCGCCGCGGCGGGCGGTCTCGCTGAACCAGGGCACCACCGAGATCCTGCTGTCCCTCGGGCTCGCGGACCGGATGGCAGGCACGGCCACCTGGACCGACCCGCTGCCGCCGGAGCTCGAAGAGGCCAACGCCCCGGTGCCCCGGCTCGCCGACAACGCCCCGTCCTTCGAACGGGTCCTGGACGCCGAGCCCGACTTCGTCGCCGCGTCCTTCGCCTCCACGCTGGGCACGGGAGGCGTGGCCGAGCGCGAGCGGTTCGAGGAGCTGGGGGTGCCCACCTACCTCTCCCCCTCCGACTGCGTCGGCAAGGACAACAGCGGCGAGGGCGACGGGACGCGCACCGAGGCGTTCACCATGGAGACGGTCTACGGCGAAGTCCTCGACCTCGCCAGGATCTTCGGCGTCGAGGAGCGCGGCGACGAACTGGTCGCGAGCCTGCGGGCGCGCGCGGAGCGGGCCGCCTCGGGCATCGACGCGTCCGGGGCGACGCTCCTGTACTGGTTCGCCAACTCCGAGTCCCCGTACATGGCGGGGTGCTGCGGCGCGCCCGGCGTCATCACCGACGCGCTCGGCGCGGAGAACGTCTTCGACGACAGCCGCCAGGAGTGGCCCCAGATCAACTGGGAGACGGTCGCGGACCGGGACCCCGACGTGCTGGTGATCGGTGACCTCACCCGCAGGTCGCAGACCACCGAGAGCGCGGCCGAGAAGATCGCGTTCCTTGAGTCGCACCCGGTCACCCGCACGATGACGGCCGTGCGCGAGCAGCGCTACGTGCTGCTCAGCGGCCAGGCCATGAACCCCTCCATCCGCACCGTCGAGGGCCTGGAGCAGGTGGCGGCCGCGCTGCGCGACCACGGGCTCGCGGAGTGAACGACCGGATACGCGCGCACACGCGCGGCGGTGCGCTGTGGGCGGCGGGGCTGGCCGCGCTGTGCGGCTCGGTCGCCCTGGCCGTCACCATCGGCCCGGCGAGCATCGGCGTCGGGGACGTCTGGTCCGCCATCGCGGCCCGCCTGGGCCTCGGCACCTCGGACCTCGGCAGGCTCAGGGACGAGATCGTGTGGAACCTGCGGCTGCCCCGGGTCCTGCTCGCGGCCGTGTGCGGCGCGGGGCTCGCGGTGTGCGGGGCGGTGATGCAGTCGCTGCTGCGCAATCCGCTCGCGGACCCCTTCGTGCTCGGCGTGTCCTCGGGTGCCTCGACCGGTGCCGTGCTGGTGGTCGTCCTCGGGGCCGGGGGCGGCGCGCTGTCGGTGTCGGGGGGCGCGTTCCTCGGCGCGGTCTGCTCGTTCGCGCTGGTGCTGCTGCTCAGCCACACCCTGGGCGGCACGCAGGACCGGGTGGTGCTCGCCGGTGTCGCGGCGATGCAGCTGTTCTCCGCGCTCACCTCCTTCGTGGTGATGACGAGCGCGGACGCGGAGACCACGCGCGGCGTGCTGTTCTGGCTGCTCGGCTCGCTCGGCGGCGCGGCCTGGGCGGACGTGTGGCTGTGCCTCGCGGTGCTGCTCGCGGTCCTCGTGGTGTGCCTGGGGTACGGCGGGGCGCTGGACGCGTTCGCGTTCGGGCAGGACGCGGCGGCCTCGCTCGGGGTGTCGGTGGCCCGCACGCGGCTGGTGCTGCTGTGCGCCACGGCGCTGCTGACCGGCGCGCTCGTCAGCACCGCGGGGGCCATCGGCTTCGTCGGCCTGGTGCTGCCGCACGCCGCCAGGGCGCTGACGGGGCCGGGGCACGGGCGGCTGCTGCCGGCCTGCGCCCTGGCGGGCGCGGTGTTCCTGGTGTGGGCGGACACGCTGGCGCGCACCGTCCTCGATCCGCAGGAGGTGCCGGTGGGGGTGGTGACCTCGCTGGTCGGCGTGCCGGCGTTCGTCCTCGTCCTGTACCGCACCCGCCGCGGCGTGCGGAGGGCGTCATGACGCTGCGCGCCGAGCGGGTGTCCCGCTCCGCCGGCGGGCGGCTGATCCTGGACGGGGTCGACCTGGCGCCCCGCCCCGGGCGGACCACGGGCGTGCTGGGGCCGAACGGGTCGGGCAAGTCGACCCTGCTGCGCCTGCTCGCCGGCATCCTCTCCCCCGCCTGCGGGGTCGTCACGCTCGACGGGCGCCCGATCGGCGAGCTGCCCCGCAGGGCGGTCGCCCGGCGCGTGGCCGTCGTCGAGCAGCAGGCCGACACCCAGGTCGAGCTGACGGTCGCCGACGTGGTGCGCCTCGGCCGCGTTCCGCACCGGCGGCCCTGGGCCCCGGCCTCGGCCGCCGACGAACGGGCCGTGCGCACCGCGCTCGCGCAGGCCGGGCTGACCGGGCACGCGGAACGCGCCTGGCACACGCTCTCCGGGGGCGAACGCCAGCGCGCGCAGATCGCGCGCGCCCTGGCGCAGGAGCCGCGGGAACTGCTGCTCGACGAGCCGACCAACCACCTCGACATCCAGCACCAGCTCGACCTGCTCGCCCTCGTCGCCGCGCTGCCCCTCACCACGGTCGTCGCCCTGCACGACCTGAACCTCGCCGCGATGTACTGCGACGACCTCCTGGTGCTCGGGCAGGGCCGCGTGGTGGCCCGCGGCACCCCGGGGGAGGTGCTCACCGAGGACCTCATCGCCCACGTGTACCGGGTGCGGGCCGACGTCACCGCGTCCGGGCCCGGCGGCCGTCCCCACATCCGGTTCCTCGGCACCCTCCCGCCCGCGTGACGGCGCCGGTCCGGTGGGCGGGGAAGTCGCGTAGGCTGACCGGCGCCCGCGGTGACAGGAACCCGGTGTGATTCCGGGGCGGTTCCGCCACTGTGACGCCGTCGCCGGCCGACGGCTCAGCCAGACACTGGCCGCGGGCCCGTCCGACCGTCACACGGGGCGAGAACCCCGGAGGAGGAACTTGGCGATGGCCGAGCCCGCCAAGCGCATAGCGCTGCTGTCCACGTCCGACACCGATCTCCTCTCCGCCCGGGCCAGTGGCGCGGCCTGGCGGTGGGCCAACCCGGCGCGCGCCGGCGACGCCGAACTGACCGCGACCGTCGACGGCGCGGACCTCGTCCTCGTCCGCCTCCTCGGCTCGCCCGACGACCTGTGGCACGGGCTCGGGGCCGTCCGCGGCCGGGGCACGCCGCTGGTCGTCCTGGGCGGGGAGCAGCAGCCGAACGCCGAGCTGATGGAGCGCTCGACGGTGCCGACGGGCGTCGCGGCCGAGGCCCACAGGTACCTGGCGGAGGGCGGCCCGGCCAACCTGGCGGAACTGCACGCGTTCCTCTCCGACACGGTGCTGCTGACCGGCGAGGGCTTCGAGCCGCCGGCGGCGATCCCCGAGTGGGGGCTGGCCGCCAGGCCGCAGGCGCCCGAAGGCGCTCTGCCCCGGGTCGGGGTGCTGTACTACCGCGCCCACGAGGCCAGCGGCAACACGGCGTTCGCGCACGCGCTCGCCGACGCGATCGACGCGACCGGCCTGGCCGTCGGGGTGCCCGTG
Above is a genomic segment from Streptomyces marincola containing:
- a CDS encoding lytic polysaccharide monooxygenase auxiliary activity family 9 protein translates to MPFVRQRTDARGWTFRAVLAVLASALLMMTPWSTPAASAHGSTADPVSRNYGCWQRWGNDFQNPAMAQQDPMCWQAWQHDTNAMWNWNGLYREGTGGNFQAFIPDNQLCSAGRTGDGRYNSMDTPGAWKTSRIGTDFTVDVLDQAYHGADYLHVYVTRQGYNAQTDALDWGDLERVASTGRYAPANHYTVDVSAPGRSGHHVVYTIWKASHADQIYFFCSDVTF
- a CDS encoding ABC transporter substrate-binding protein, with the translated sequence MPVAHVRRFSVLALTGALLLTACGADDSPPPPSAVPGENGYPLTLDNCGRTVEVTAPPRRAVSLNQGTTEILLSLGLADRMAGTATWTDPLPPELEEANAPVPRLADNAPSFERVLDAEPDFVAASFASTLGTGGVAERERFEELGVPTYLSPSDCVGKDNSGEGDGTRTEAFTMETVYGEVLDLARIFGVEERGDELVASLRARAERAASGIDASGATLLYWFANSESPYMAGCCGAPGVITDALGAENVFDDSRQEWPQINWETVADRDPDVLVIGDLTRRSQTTESAAEKIAFLESHPVTRTMTAVREQRYVLLSGQAMNPSIRTVEGLEQVAAALRDHGLAE
- a CDS encoding FecCD family ABC transporter permease produces the protein MNDRIRAHTRGGALWAAGLAALCGSVALAVTIGPASIGVGDVWSAIAARLGLGTSDLGRLRDEIVWNLRLPRVLLAAVCGAGLAVCGAVMQSLLRNPLADPFVLGVSSGASTGAVLVVVLGAGGGALSVSGGAFLGAVCSFALVLLLSHTLGGTQDRVVLAGVAAMQLFSALTSFVVMTSADAETTRGVLFWLLGSLGGAAWADVWLCLAVLLAVLVVCLGYGGALDAFAFGQDAAASLGVSVARTRLVLLCATALLTGALVSTAGAIGFVGLVLPHAARALTGPGHGRLLPACALAGAVFLVWADTLARTVLDPQEVPVGVVTSLVGVPAFVLVLYRTRRGVRRAS
- a CDS encoding ABC transporter ATP-binding protein, with translation MTLRAERVSRSAGGRLILDGVDLAPRPGRTTGVLGPNGSGKSTLLRLLAGILSPACGVVTLDGRPIGELPRRAVARRVAVVEQQADTQVELTVADVVRLGRVPHRRPWAPASAADERAVRTALAQAGLTGHAERAWHTLSGGERQRAQIARALAQEPRELLLDEPTNHLDIQHQLDLLALVAALPLTTVVALHDLNLAAMYCDDLLVLGQGRVVARGTPGEVLTEDLIAHVYRVRADVTASGPGGRPHIRFLGTLPPA